A single region of the Streptomyces virginiae genome encodes:
- a CDS encoding ATP-binding protein produces MRDPMSALTDAFTSFLFGKVETTRLPVRTSTGQAQAVYLPTAAPGLGDSGVIIGREVYSGKGYIYDPFQLYGQQLPAPHWLVLGESGNGKSALEKTYVLRQLRFKDRQVVVLDAQGEDGVGEWNLIAQQLGITPIRLDPIAANDDGIRLNPLDPAITATGQLALLRTIIEVAMGHGLDERSGFALKVAHAYVVETITTRQPVLTDIVEQLRHPEPESALAMNVDIDDVRAWGLDVALVIDRLVDGDLRGMFDGPTTVGIDLDAPLIVFDLSHIDRNSIAMPILMAIVGVWLEHTWIRPDRKKRIFLVEEAWHIINSPFVAQLFQRLLKFGRRLGLSFVAVVHHLSDVVDGAAAREAAAILKMASTRTIYAQKADEARATGRVLGLPRWAVEIIPTLTPGIAVWDVNGNVQVVKHLITEAERPLVFTDRAMTESSAPTRLPADMLAAELEAEERALSIERRRGGPGSATTVA; encoded by the coding sequence ATGCGAGATCCCATGTCCGCCCTGACGGACGCCTTCACCAGCTTCCTCTTCGGCAAAGTCGAAACCACGCGCCTGCCCGTCCGCACCTCCACCGGGCAGGCGCAAGCCGTCTACCTGCCCACCGCCGCCCCCGGCCTCGGCGACTCCGGCGTCATCATCGGCCGCGAGGTCTACAGCGGCAAGGGCTACATCTACGACCCCTTCCAGCTGTACGGACAGCAGCTCCCGGCCCCCCACTGGCTGGTCCTCGGCGAATCCGGAAACGGCAAGTCCGCCCTGGAGAAGACCTACGTCCTACGCCAGCTCCGCTTCAAGGACCGCCAGGTCGTCGTCCTCGACGCCCAGGGCGAGGACGGCGTCGGTGAGTGGAACCTGATCGCCCAGCAGCTGGGGATAACCCCCATCCGCCTGGACCCCATCGCCGCCAACGACGACGGGATCCGCCTCAACCCCCTCGACCCGGCCATCACCGCGACCGGTCAGCTCGCGCTGCTCCGGACCATCATCGAGGTGGCCATGGGCCACGGCCTGGACGAGCGCTCGGGCTTCGCCCTGAAGGTCGCGCACGCCTACGTCGTGGAGACCATCACCACGCGCCAGCCGGTCCTGACCGACATCGTGGAACAACTGCGCCACCCCGAGCCCGAATCCGCCCTCGCGATGAACGTCGACATAGACGATGTCCGGGCCTGGGGCCTCGACGTCGCGCTCGTCATCGACCGCCTCGTCGACGGTGACCTGCGCGGCATGTTCGACGGCCCCACCACCGTCGGCATCGACCTCGACGCCCCACTGATCGTCTTCGACCTCTCCCACATCGACCGCAACTCCATCGCGATGCCGATCCTCATGGCGATCGTCGGCGTCTGGCTGGAGCACACCTGGATCCGCCCCGACCGGAAGAAGCGCATCTTCCTGGTCGAGGAGGCCTGGCACATCATCAACAGCCCCTTCGTGGCCCAGCTGTTCCAGCGCCTGCTGAAGTTCGGCCGGCGCCTGGGCCTCTCCTTCGTCGCGGTCGTCCACCACCTCTCGGACGTGGTCGACGGCGCGGCGGCACGCGAGGCGGCGGCCATCCTCAAAATGGCCTCGACCCGAACGATCTACGCCCAGAAGGCGGACGAGGCCAGAGCCACGGGCCGGGTCCTGGGCCTCCCGCGCTGGGCCGTCGAAATCATCCCGACCCTCACCCCGGGCATCGCCGTCTGGGACGTCAACGGCAACGTCCAGGTGGTCAAACACCTGATCACCGAGGCCGAACGCCCCCTCGTCTTCACCGACCGCGCCATGACCGAGTCCTCCGCCCCCACCCGCCTGCCCGCCGACATGCTCGCCGCCGAACTGGAGGCGGAGGAAAGGGCCCTGTCCATCGAACGCCGCCGCGGCGGCCCCGGTTCTGCGACCACGGTGGCCTGA
- a CDS encoding type VI secretion protein, translated as MHDARRTEPPARGGVPDGLLVGLLAFLLGLAVLVWSATGLAAVLAKGSWPDTVTFTRTPGAVRALIAQPHDIAAAWPDTDPAALSGWGLFWGLFVSQLLVMFVLTVFAIGVIARTKSRRAVAGQLAQSPVPPAAEPAAATPVPQAFEAAGAGAGPRGSSAAPQPAPTPAPAPAPSDGAYRYGFGHAPQPASAATLPHDPADANGLVYGGPNDRFRAAAHRIREIEGAALVVTSSPTLWAETKDARAKLGPVLLYDPSHLCDTPARMHWNPADGCVDRDTAAARAIALLAPVRPQARMDAAVADTAETLLRSWLQAAALEDRPFKLLHRWAQGNSAQDPVRVLRTHPQAAPGAAGELESALTAHPERRELAQNLTARALSCLTSIHIREACNPNRTDALTLASFVTEGGTLYLVGEALEDPRTHPGAMPLLTALASHVVEHGRRMAARSSHGRLDPPLSLVLDDVAAVAPIPQLPELLTEGALPLLALCRSREQARSRWPEATLP; from the coding sequence ATGCACGACGCAAGACGTACGGAGCCCCCCGCGCGCGGCGGCGTCCCCGACGGCCTGCTGGTCGGCCTCCTGGCCTTCCTCCTCGGCCTCGCCGTCCTCGTCTGGTCGGCCACCGGCCTCGCGGCCGTCCTGGCGAAGGGCTCCTGGCCCGACACGGTCACCTTCACCCGGACCCCGGGGGCCGTCCGCGCCCTGATAGCGCAACCGCACGACATTGCCGCCGCCTGGCCGGACACCGACCCGGCGGCCCTGTCGGGCTGGGGTCTCTTCTGGGGCCTGTTCGTCAGCCAGCTCCTGGTGATGTTCGTCCTCACCGTCTTCGCCATCGGCGTGATCGCCCGCACCAAGTCCCGCCGCGCCGTCGCCGGACAGCTCGCACAATCTCCCGTACCGCCCGCCGCCGAACCGGCCGCGGCCACCCCGGTCCCGCAGGCGTTCGAGGCGGCGGGGGCCGGTGCCGGCCCTCGCGGCAGCTCCGCCGCACCGCAACCGGCACCGACACCGGCACCGGCTCCGGCGCCTTCCGACGGGGCCTACCGCTACGGCTTCGGCCACGCCCCCCAGCCGGCCTCCGCAGCCACTCTCCCGCACGACCCGGCGGACGCGAACGGCCTTGTCTACGGGGGCCCGAACGACCGCTTCCGCGCCGCCGCACACCGCATCCGGGAGATCGAGGGGGCAGCGCTCGTCGTGACCTCCTCCCCCACCCTCTGGGCCGAGACCAAGGACGCCCGCGCCAAACTCGGCCCGGTCCTCCTCTACGACCCCTCCCACTTGTGCGACACCCCGGCCCGCATGCACTGGAACCCGGCTGACGGCTGCGTCGACCGTGACACCGCCGCGGCCCGCGCGATCGCCCTGCTGGCCCCCGTACGCCCGCAGGCCCGCATGGACGCTGCCGTGGCCGACACCGCGGAAACCCTCCTCCGCAGCTGGCTGCAGGCGGCCGCTCTGGAGGACCGCCCGTTCAAGCTGCTCCACCGCTGGGCCCAGGGCAACAGCGCCCAGGACCCCGTGCGCGTCCTGCGTACGCACCCCCAGGCCGCCCCCGGCGCGGCCGGCGAGCTGGAGAGTGCTCTCACCGCCCACCCCGAACGCCGTGAGCTGGCACAGAACCTGACGGCTCGTGCCCTGTCCTGCCTGACCTCGATCCACATCCGCGAGGCATGTAATCCGAACCGAACAGATGCGCTCACCTTGGCATCATTCGTGACCGAGGGGGGCACCCTCTACTTGGTGGGTGAAGCTCTGGAGGACCCTCGCACCCACCCGGGTGCGATGCCCTTGCTCACCGCACTCGCCTCTCACGTGGTCGAGCACGGCCGCCGCATGGCCGCACGGTCATCCCACGGTCGGCTCGACCCACCACTCTCCCTGGTGCTGGACGATGTGGCCGCCGTCGCCCCGATCCCCCAGCTCCCGGAACTCCTGACCGAGGGGGCGCTCCCCCTGCTCGCCCTGTGCCGCAGCCGCGAACAGGCCCGCTCCCGCTGGCCCGAAGCCACGCTCCCCTAG
- a CDS encoding GNAT family N-acetyltransferase: MSDDYVIRAVRGDEWEKVKELRLVALRDPAANVAFLETEEGALAQGDEFWQQRAAGAAEGRGARQFIAEARDGRWVGSVTVLIEAQGGTDYFGEAIEQQQGHLVGVFVRPEQRGSGLVERLFDAALEWAWSLEEPATARVRLFVHEDNPRAESFYRRYGFEASGLLIPLETGAKEREYVRTRPGA; the protein is encoded by the coding sequence ATGAGCGATGACTACGTGATCAGGGCCGTACGGGGCGACGAGTGGGAGAAGGTCAAGGAGCTTCGGCTGGTGGCGCTCCGGGATCCCGCCGCGAATGTGGCCTTCCTGGAGACCGAGGAGGGGGCGCTCGCCCAGGGCGACGAGTTCTGGCAGCAGCGTGCCGCGGGCGCTGCCGAGGGGCGAGGCGCCCGGCAGTTCATCGCCGAGGCCCGTGACGGTCGGTGGGTCGGGTCCGTGACCGTGCTCATCGAGGCGCAGGGCGGCACCGACTACTTCGGTGAGGCCATCGAGCAGCAGCAGGGCCACCTGGTCGGGGTGTTCGTCCGCCCCGAGCAGCGAGGCAGCGGGCTCGTGGAGAGGCTGTTCGACGCCGCGCTGGAATGGGCCTGGTCGCTGGAGGAGCCGGCGACCGCGCGAGTGCGGTTGTTCGTGCACGAGGACAACCCGCGGGCGGAGAGCTTCTACCGGCGGTACGGGTTCGAGGCCAGCGGACTGCTGATACCGCTGGAGACCGGCGCGAAGGAGCGGGAGTACGTCCGCACGCGCCCGGGAGCGTGA